GCCTCGATCTCGGCCGGCGGAAGATCGTAGACGACGAACCGCGGGTTCTCTTCGGGCAGAACGAAAAAGCCGCCCGCCTCGCTCTTCCCCGCCGCGATCGATCCGCAAAGGAGAACGGCGAGCGCAGCGGCCGCTGCCGAACCTCCGATTCGCGTGCTCACGCTCTTCCCCTTTCGAAGTGGAGGACGTTGTTCCGAAGGTCCCGTTACGAGACTCGGCACGGAACGAACGCAACTGCGCCCCGACACGAGACCGTACAACCGATTGCCATTTCAAGGGTTATGGTAGCACATCTCGGCCCGGAGAGCAAGACGCCTACAAAGACCGATCCAAGGCGCGTCCGGTCCTTCGATCCCCGTCCGCTCTTATGGTACGATCGGTTGAGAAACCGATCTCTCGCGAGACGAGGCGGGAGGACCTTCCGCCGGATCCAAGGTGCCCATGATCCTTTACGTCCTTTTCTTTCTTTCCGGGGCGGCGGGGCTCGTGTACGAGCTCCTCTGGGTCCACCGGCTCACGCTCATCATGGGCGGGACGACCCACGCGATCACGACCGTGCTCGCGGCGTTCATGGGGGGGCTCGCGATCGGGAGCTTTCTCGCGGGCCGGCGCGCAGCGCGTCTCGCGTCCCCTCTTCGCGCGTACGGGCTTCTCGAGATCGCGATCGGCCTCTCCGCGCTCCTCATCGAGCTCGGCTTCTACGGCGCGGTTCCGTTCTACCGCTGGATCTACAACCTGGTCGGTCCGGAGCACATGGTTCCTCTCCACGCGGTCCGCTTCCTCGTCTCGGCGCTCCTTCTTCTTCTTCCGACGGCGTTCATGGGCGCGACGCTCCCCATTCTCATCGAGCACGGAGTTCGGAAGGACGCGCGCTTCGGAAACGTGACCGGAACTTTCTACGGCATCAACACGATCGGCGCGGCGGGGGGCGCGGCGCTCGCGGGTTTCTTCCTCATCCCTGAGCTCGGCCGGCACGGGGCGCTGTTCGTCGCGGTTCTCGGAAACCTCTCGCTCGGAGTCCTCGCGCTCCTTCTCCGCGAGCGGCTCGAAAGAGGGATCGCGGCCGCGCGTGCGGACGCGGGGAGAGATGCGAGCGAGACGCCGACTCCCGGCGCGGCGATGGGATCGCTCATCCGAGGTCTCGTGCTCGTCACGGTCGGCGTCTCCGGCTTCGCGGCGATGGCCTATCAGATCGCATGGACCCGCATCCTGCTCGTGCAGGTCGGCTCATCGGTCTATGCGTTCACGTCGGTCCTCGTCGTCTTCATCATCGGGCTCGGGATCGGCGCGTTCGCGATCGGTCTCACGGCGCACAGGATTCGAAGGCCGGTCTTCGTCCTCGGGATCGCCGAGGCCGCTCTCGGCCTCTCCGCCCTCTGGATCCTGCCGCGCTTCGCGGGGCTCTCCGCGAACGTCGTCGAGTGGCTCCGCACGATCGGAAGCACCGGCTCCGACTTTCTCGTGAAGCAGTTCCTTTACATCTTCGCGACGCTCCTCGTTCCGACGCTCGTGCTCGGGATGGTTTTTCCGCTCGTCGTCTACTCGGTCACGCGGATGCACCGCGAGGCCTCGCGAAACGTCGGGATCGCCTACGCGATCAACACGGCCGGCACGATCCTCGGCTCGATCATCGCCGGCTTCTTTCTTCTCGCCGGACCTCCGGGGATCGCGGGGACGATCGGCATCGCGGTCGCCCTCTCGGTTCTTCTCGGGATCGCGCTTCTTCTCGCCGACCGGCGGGCTCCCCTCGCGCTTCGACTCGGCGCTCTCGCGGTCCTCCTCGTTCTTCTCGCCTTCCGATGGGACGCGGCGCGGCGACACCCGCTCGACCGGGCGACGCTCACCGCGGGCGCCTTCCTCGGCAGCCTCGGGGATTCGGGCACGATCCTTTACTACCGGGACGGCCCCGACGCGACCGTCTCGGTCCACGAGCACGCCGGAGGCCGAACCCTCCGGATCAACGGGAAGCCGGACGCGAGCACCGGCGTCACCGACATGCCCACGCAGGTCACTCTCGCGCAGTTCCCTCTCCTTCTCGCGGCGAAACCCGAGAGGGTGCTGGTGGTTGGGCTCGGGGGCGGCGTGACGATGGCTTCCGCGGCGTCCCATTCGCGCGTCCGCTCGGTCGACGTCCTCGAGATCTCCGACGCGGTGATCGAAGCCGCGCGCACGTACTTCGGCCCCTATCTTCGGGGCGCCTTCGACGATCCGCGCGTCCGCATCCTCCGG
This Candidatus Eisenbacteria bacterium DNA region includes the following protein-coding sequences:
- a CDS encoding fused MFS/spermidine synthase, which produces MILYVLFFLSGAAGLVYELLWVHRLTLIMGGTTHAITTVLAAFMGGLAIGSFLAGRRAARLASPLRAYGLLEIAIGLSALLIELGFYGAVPFYRWIYNLVGPEHMVPLHAVRFLVSALLLLLPTAFMGATLPILIEHGVRKDARFGNVTGTFYGINTIGAAGGAALAGFFLIPELGRHGALFVAVLGNLSLGVLALLLRERLERGIAAARADAGRDASETPTPGAAMGSLIRGLVLVTVGVSGFAAMAYQIAWTRILLVQVGSSVYAFTSVLVVFIIGLGIGAFAIGLTAHRIRRPVFVLGIAEAALGLSALWILPRFAGLSANVVEWLRTIGSTGSDFLVKQFLYIFATLLVPTLVLGMVFPLVVYSVTRMHREASRNVGIAYAINTAGTILGSIIAGFFLLAGPPGIAGTIGIAVALSVLLGIALLLADRRAPLALRLGALAVLLVLLAFRWDAARRHPLDRATLTAGAFLGSLGDSGTILYYRDGPDATVSVHEHAGGRTLRINGKPDASTGVTDMPTQVTLAQFPLLLAAKPERVLVVGLGGGVTMASAASHSRVRSVDVLEISDAVIEAARTYFGPYLRGAFDDPRVRILRNDARNHLLLAPERYDVIISEPSNPWLAGIPNLFTKEYFKLARSRLDPGGVYCQWLQSYGMAPGDFLLVVRSLLAVFPNVSLWQGQHNDFLLIAREENESIPLDTLARRMLEPEVYRDLETIGLEHPGRFLGACLADHAELEAWAGEGPINTDNNGLLEFSAPLQRLRKDSPKIAASLARRAGRPLDSLLLADPESADHRSVLDLAQRNRQAIYAIYEASVPAPDPGSLYRVARKLHRLDPADWRAYRMVQGVVDILERERPGGIPPSNEETRFFESVRALPEPATGPVTPEATKRGRVGAWIEEARPALDEGRAIDGRELLARASLFGGDEGEHAAVLAELRARALSPEP